The segment ACACGTTGGTGACGGCGCGTGCGACTCACTGAGGATGTCCACCCTGCGTTCGGGCAGGCTGTCCACGCACGCTTTGATGGAGATCTCGTCGCACACGTCCAGCTGCTTGATCTCCAGCGTGCGGCCCAGTGCGCGACCGGCCGCCTCCACCAGCGCCTCGCCCTTGCTCACGTTCCTCATGGTGGCGTACactgcgacacacacacacatacacacgttacGGGCGTGCAGCTTCAGCGATGGCGAACGTTATTGCAGCTACACATTTCTCTCAGTATTGGGCAGTTTGATTGTCTTGCCCTTTTGAGTCCAATTTGTAGTTTTCGcagaaaatgaccctaaaatggctgcttcaaactaaaatggtagacttcctgtgtcttttttgtcccgaagattttttttctgcatctaCTCATCATAGACATGCATCGCAAATATCATGTTTCACGTGAAACATTGGTTTTGCTTATGGTTATTGACCCCAAAAGAGGGAATATATGCTAGAATGAACTGAGGTCAACCCGCAGCAGAAGTTAGGTGATGTCATGTTAACCCATTGCGGGTTGCTTCGACTCCTCGTGTCATTGTACCAAAACACGTTTACACAGTGAATTCCTTTTCGGGGAATATCTCCCCTCATTGTTGTGATTGTCCTCAGGCTTCCAAGAATCGGAATGGACTTcctggaaatatatttttcctgAGCATGTATACAAATCTCTGTGTTCAGAAAAGCCACAACTTGTCTGTGTCAATTCTTACATGTTGGGCCCTTTGTTTGTTCACGTCATGTGCCATCAGCTCCGCTGCCACGCTACATCCACACACAATGACAGaaagtcaaatattttgctatttagcattattttatatatatatatatatatatatatatatatatatatttttttttaactaaaaagtCCACTAAAACGCTGTATGCAGTAGTGCTACGAACAAATCATGTGGGATTCGGATCGACGAGCAAATCCCAATGAAGAAACGAATCCCAGATCGTAATTTTCGCATTTGaatcaaaatgattttagtCTGCAATGATTTTTACGCCCGTCGCCATTTGGACTTGCTGCATATACTCATATGCGCAGTTGTAGCCACGGTTGACGTTCAGTAGATCAGTAGTCTCGGGGAGAGCGGTACTCTCCGCCGTGACGATAATCTCCGCGGAACGAGGTGTCTGATTGATGGCCGCCAGGAGCTGCCCGGATGTTCATGGCTGCATAgtttcatcaaacaaatgtaaatatcagacaaatacaatATCATCCAAGTGAactaaaaatgctgtttttacatggtgatttcatttattaaggaaaaacaaacaattcaaagTGACCTGGCCCTGTGCAAAAAAGTAATTacaccccttgttaaatcatgaattcattTCATGAATTTTCATTGattacacccaagcctgattacctctagacctgttcaatcaagaaatcccttaaacagaatctgtcccgacaaaatcaagtcggacaaaagatctgaaaaagctgcaacaaaatgacaccatcTAAAGAAATTCCAGTTGAGATATAAAGTAACTGACATCTATCAGACTGGAAAaagttacaaaagccatttgtaaAGCTATAGCATTCCAGCCAATCatcattatcctcacatggagaaaacatggaagagtggtgaaccttcccaggaggggccgacctacaaagattaccccaagagaacagcaatgactcatccaggaggccacaaaggaactcaggccAACTtggaaagaactgcaggcctcccttgcctcagttaaggtcagagtTCATGACAAAACAATACGAAAGAGACTGTAAGGCAATAACGGCATCCATGGCGGAGTTCCGAGGCCAAAACCACTGCGGAACATAAAGGCTCTtcttatatggactgacgacatgaaagttgagctttttggaaggtgtgtgtctcgttacatccgGCGTAAATGGAGCACAgcgtttcagaaaaagaacatcatactgTACCAACAGTTAAACATGGTGATGGTAGTGTGATGATCTTGGGCTGCTTctctacttcaggacctggacgactttgAGACTgagattgatggaaccatgaattctgctctttcacagaaaatcctgaaggagaatgtctgatatttccatttgtttgatgatcttacacattaaagtggagaaactatgcaaaaatctaagaagttgagaagggggccaatactttttcacggcgctGTCGTTCACActagggctgaaacgattaatcgaatacTCCCTAATCACATAACCTAACATACAAGGATTTTTACATCGAGAAGCAtatatttgacttgttttggaaCACTACTCAGGTGCcgtcaatgatgtcattgctgTCACATAATTACAATGTACTGAATCCATGTTAGCTGGTGGACCTTCGGTAGTAAATAGTCAACTAATAAATGAATTATAACAGATAGTTTTAAGACAAACaataaaaccaaaaccaaacaaaGCATTTATGTCCACCTGTGTTGTGTTGCTTGACTTGCTTTATAGTCAAGATATTTTCGCACCACAACTCATGAATTCGTCGTATGCCCAAATACAAACAATTCCACAGAAGCTGCAAATCATTTTTTCTGTCTCGACACaaatgcatcatgggatataTTGCTTTTCAAGATGCATCGTAGGATACGTTGAGGCCGCCATATTGAAACAGCACGACAAAATGGGGAGGGATTCCCAACACGGCCTTATTCTGcatcaaatatacagtaaaccatgtcggcttttttttttttttttttttttttacccatgaACCTCTTCTTCTCATCCTTGGCGATGCGTGTGGCGAGCGCCAGTCCGATGCCGGAGGAACATCCTGTGATCAAGACCACCTTTTGAGTCATCGTACAGACAGTGCGCGAGGAGGTCCGAATGAGCGAGGAGGTCCGAGCGGGGCGGCCAGCTGCCTCCCTTAATTCCCACCTCTTAATCCCGACAAAGTGCCAGTCAGCACTGACGCACACAGTGACACGCACGCTGACAacgacacacatgcacacacacacacacacacaaaatactcaTTTTGATGTTTATTAAAACTGTTTCCCATCTACAGTCGTTTGCAAGCAGACAGAAAGCAAAGAAAGGAAGATTCCACTCCAAACAGTCGGCATTTAGCAAATCCTTTGCTCCCAAAAAGTGACTCTCAAGTATTGGGAGACCTCACAAAAGTGAAACCATACCCGTGCACTGACACAATAGACTCTTCTGGTTACATTTTCCATTCCCATTCCTGACAACCTCTTTCCTTTTGTGTCAAAGAGCTGTTAATTGATTGGCCACCGAGCTGACTCCGCCCACTGGACAGAAAAGCAACTAAGCTGCAATGCAACGCTACActctgcaaaaactcaaatcttaccaaattatttttttcttatttctagtgaaaacatcttactgtGCTTATTTTAAGCCAGTTTTgacctatttttttatttttatttatttcagcaagacaaaaagaggAGATCTTATTTTAAGAAGCTGATCAAGTCAATTCCTACTCgttccattggcagattttttttctcttttagttTAGGGACAAAATGTCAATTgtgttatgagaaaaaaaatctgccaatggaacGAGGAGGAACTGACCTGATCAGCTTCTTGAAATAAGATTTTGCGTCTTCAAACAAATTGTTTTGTCTCACtgaaaatttggaaaaaaaacaaaactgtcttAAAAAAGTAAACTAAGATGTTTTCACTACAAGTGAGATAAATTCACTTGATaagatttgagtttttgcagagCAAGGCAAGCAATCTCTTCGCTAACGCGGGCTAACCTGCGCTAACGCGGGCTAACGTGAGCTAATGTGGGCTAAAGTGCGCCAACGTGCACTTCCGTGCACCAACTTGGGCTCACGTGAGCTAACATGCGCTAACATGGGCTAAAATGCGCCAAGGTGTGCTAACGTGCGCCGATTCTAGCCAGGAGGTCTTTGTCCCACAAGGTGGCGTCCCAGGCCAGGAACCATCCGGTGAAGGAAGGCGGCTCCTCCCCCTGTTTGATGGTGGTGACGGGGACACCTTTGCGGCCGGATGGGTCCGTCTCCAAATATTCCTGGGCTGCAAGGTAAACAAACGTTGACGTGTGCCGTGGTCGTTCCGCGTCGAACACTTGCTGTTGCTTTTACCGATGCCTGCGACTCCGCTTTTCTCCGACTCGTTGGCGTCCTTCCCGATCCAAATGAAGACCTGGACGGAACAGGCATCAAATGAAAGATGAAAAAAGGGGCAAAACTATCAAAACTATCTTCCCTTTTCAATCagatctttgttttattttgtttgtttggacagAAAACAAAGGTCAGTCAGTGGAAAAGgctaaacaggaagtcaagatGATTTACCTGCTGGCAAGTGTCCAGAATCATGACATCATCGGTCTCCAGGTCCAGCTGGTCCAATTCTCCAGGGACCTCCTCCACCTACAAACACAATAAAGTGTAACAAAAGTACACAATGAAAGCATAAAGATCAAAACAAACATGGTGGTCTTCTTTTGCTCATATTTCtatctttgttttggttttggcccgcccacattttGGTCGGAAACAACACGTCAGCAGCGGAACACGATGACGTTTCCTCATTCAACTTCGCGTTCTGCTGTGTAACGCTGCGGAACGCAAAGTTTTCCGACCTCCGGCCAGGAAAAGTGCACAGGAACGCCGCTCAAACTGGAGGGTCCAAGTCGGAAAGTCGGAGAAAAAATATCTCCCCCGACCGACTTCACCGAGTCGCTTCAAACTGACGTCACTCGGCAACGGCGACCCCCACGGAGACACAGACCGTGACTGTTAAAACATAATTGACTAGATTGTAAAAGTCTATTTATCGAGCTTTATTGAGTTTTATAGTATGGTATATACTTTCCACACTTTTATTTACACAAAAGGGTTGGTTGGCCTTCTCTGCACAATCATAGATTAGGACATGGGTACAGTTTTCTTTCTAAGGCTATTCCGTGTGATTTATGTTCTCTCTCGATTCCAAAAGTCACCACTAGTAGCAATTTGCGAGCTGATGTCATTCGGTGGAAAAAGGACATCTTCCGTGAAATTGCATCGAAGGCACTTGCACCGTTGTGGAGGTGTAAATTTCAATCTCCTTTTCAATTGGATTATTTTTCAAGTATGTGTGGAACATTCAATACTCAAAGGCGGCTTTATTCTTGTTTTCGCACCGAACactgatgatgacgatgatgtaTTAACGGGAATGCATACTGTCACTCCTGCCGatctattttatttgtaacTTTTGCGCTGCTGTCTTGGCCTGGACTCCCTTGCAAAAGAGATCCTCAATCTCAACGGGAGGTTTCAAGAAGAGGTCAGACAGTTTTGTTGGTGGGCAGGAGGAGCGTCCAGAAGACTGATGCCTCAGAGAGACAGGCATGCTCTGTCCATCTTTTGTTTCATCAGatcaagtcacacacacacacacacacacacacacacgcgcgcgcgttACACATAGTACACAAAGAAGTCAAGAGTTGCCCTCACGGTGAGGCGTCCGCTGGCGTTGGAGCATCCAAAGAGTCTGGGCTGCCACACTTTGGCGTTCCTCAGAACCATGGAGGTCTGGTAGTCCTTGCGACCGCCCAGCGCCTTCCAGAAGCTCTCTGGTGGGTggcacacaacaacaactggTTGGCACGgccgcacgcacacaaacgcaaGCGCTCGTGTATGAGGGGCCGCCGTCCGGGAGCCTGTCAGACAGACGGGGACCCCCCCCAAAGGCTCACGGCCCCGGGACACCTCCATGTTGGACACCCCAGTGTGAGGCTCTTTTACTTTTGTGTGTGAAACTGTTTTACTTGtgagtgtgagagcatttcaggaATGCAAAAAATTGCGTCgggtgtgtgagagtgtttggtttcagtagtgtgtgaatGATGTCCCTGATGGCGTCGCACTCCGTGCCACCGCCCACGCCCACACCCAACGCCAACgcttgtttttctgtgttttgtcGACGCTTGCTGACCGGGCTCCTTGGTCTCAGCCACCTCCGCGGGAGCGCCGCCGCCCAGGATGCCCGTCACGTGTTTAGCGGCCGCCATCTCCTCGGGTGTGGCACCGCGCCCCTTCCACACGAATATCCCCTTGGGCCACTTGAGCACGAAGATGTCGTTGGAGTTGAGAGAGGACGCGTCCGCTGCCACCTGAGACGGCAAAGGGAAAGAGAGACGAGGCGTCTGTCAGAGAGAGGGGGGGCGCGAGCCGTAGAAAGTGGGGGTGCACGGCTAAGAGGGAGGAAATGCAAGACGGAGTCCAAATTGTAGACGGAGAGGACTGCCACTGGCAACCTCGGGGTGCCCCCACCCCAGCACACCCACCTCGACGGCACGCGTGGCCATGGTGGAGCTCTGGCGGATGTGGAAGAGCCGGGTGACGGCCGGCTCGCTGTTGCCGCCCTTGCGGGACGTCCCGCCCAGGTGGACCACCAGGGGCTTGCCGCCGAACAGGCTCAGCAGGTGGGGGGGTTCTTGGCCCTGGCTCACGCGCACCTGTGCAACGACAATTATTCGACAAACATATTGGAGAAAGAAACATTGTTTTCACAATGAAAGGTTGATTTGAGCAGCCATGCCTGACATAAggaaacgtttttgttttttttttagataatagTCTCACTTAAAAATCTTACTTGAGGAAGCATGACTGAATGAACCGATGACAAAGAGTGACAGATTGCACAATAAAGCTTCCATGAGTCACCTCACGTGGGGAAGCGCtgtgttttcaaaataaaagtctcactTGAGCAGCCCCAAGTCACTGTTTTGCCAACAAAACTTTAGTCGCCACACTTccgatgaggaagaggagctcTTTTCACGCCTCCCacgaaaaaaagtcacaataaaaGTCTGACTTCAGTAGGAagcaaaatcaaaaataaaagtctTATTTGAGTCGCCAGACCTGACATATGGAAATGCCTGCCTTCGCAATAAAAGTCTTGAGTGAAAGCACGTTGcgttttcacaataaaagtctCACTTGAGTAGCCACGCCTCCCATGGAGTTGTCCAGAGCGATGGCCAAGATGGCGGAGCCTCCCAGCTCGTCTCTGGTGCACTTGTTCCCTTGCCTGAAGGGGTTAAAGCTTAAGTGTCAATCGAGCCGtagatgctaacatgctaacttgTTAAAGGGCAAAGCTAGCTGATGCCAACATGCTAACTGACCATATGTAAATGATGTGCTTCTCGCCACCGCCGCTGTTGTACGAGTACAGCAGCAGGTAGCAGTCGCCGCCGAAGAACTGGCCGTGGGAGGATGGGTCCACGGAGACGCGGCTGCCGCCCTCCACGCGCCACACCTGTGCGACAGAAATTAGCCTTGAGTAACAGGAAGGACGTAAGCAGCATTGACGAGCAGGAAGAAGCGCTGAAGAAGAGAAGCTGCACGGAGAAACAGAAAGTAGAGAAGCACTGAGGAACTGTAAGGAGCACAGAGCACAACTAGGAAGAGTTTGAGGAACAGGAAGTAGCAGTGAGAACAGGAAGTAACATGACTAGAAAGAGGTTTAAGTGGCAGGAATGAGGATTAAGGAACAGGAGGTAGCATTGAGAACAGGAAGCAGCACAGAAGAACAGGAAGTAGCACAGAGGAACAAGAAGTAGCATTGAGGAGCAGGAAGTGGCATTAAGGAACAGGAAGTAGCATTGAGGAACAGGATATAGCTTTGAGAAAGAGGAAGTAGCACTGAGTAACAGGAAGTAACATTGAGGAGCAGGAAGTAGCATTGATGAAAAGGAAGTAGCAATGAGGCGCAGGAAGTAGCATAGAGGAGCAGGAAGTAGCATTGAGGAACAGGAAGTAACATTGAGGAGAAGGAAGTAGCATGGAGGAGAAGGAAGTAACATTGAGGAAATGAAGTAGCATTGAGGAACAGGAAGTAGCATTGAGGAGCCAGAAGTAGCATTGAGTAGCAGGAAGTACCATTGAGGAGAAGGAAGTAGCATTGAAGAACGGGAAGTAACATTGAGGAGCAGGAAGTAGCATTGAGGAGAAGGAAGTAGCATTGAGGAGAAAAAGTAGCATTGAGGAAGAGGAAGTAGCATTGAGGCGCAGGAATTAGCATTGAGGAACAGGAAGTAACATTGAGGAGGAGGACGTAGCATTGAGGAGAAGGAAGTACCATTGAAGAGCAGGAAATAGCATTGAGGAGAAGAAAGTAGCATTGAGGAAGAGGAAGTAGCATTGAGGCGCAGGAAGTAGCATTGAGGAGAAGGAAGTAACATTGAGGAGAAGGAAGTAGCATTGAAGACCCGGAAGTAACATTTAGGTGCAGGAAGTAGCATTGAAGAGCAGGAAGTAGCATTGAGGAGCAGGAAGTAGCATTGAGGAGCAGGAAGTAGCATTGAGGAGAAGGAAGTAACATTGAGGAGAAGGAAGTAGCATTGAAGAACCGGAAGTAACATTTAGGTGCAGGAAGTAGCATTGAAGAGCAGGAAGTAGCattgaggaggaggaagtaACATTGAGGAGCAGGAAGTAGCATGGAGGAGAAGGAAGTAGCATTGAAGAGCAGGAAGTACCTGCACTTTCCCCGATCCATCATCCACCATTCCATGCTGTGCAGCCATGAccttgttgccatggagactGGAGGCATCAAACGGGATCTGCTTGACGATGGCGATGCTGCCCACCTTGTACGCCTTACCCGGACCCGTGCTCTCGTCCTTGTCCAGCCAGTTCTCAAAGAATTCTTTGAACAGGGTGGTCTCGGCCCCTTGTGGCAGAATCTGGACCTGTTGCCAGTCACCAGTCACGAGTCCGCCGGGATGAGATAAACTTGCGGCTGCGTAATGTCAAGTTACGTCATGCTGCGCGGCTGGCTAGTTA is part of the Phyllopteryx taeniolatus isolate TA_2022b chromosome 7, UOR_Ptae_1.2, whole genome shotgun sequence genome and harbors:
- the LOC133480334 gene encoding gelsolin-like isoform X1, with product MPTHKAFESAGKQPGLQIWRVEKMDLAEVPKELHGSFYMGDSYILLSTSSSLSHNVHTWIGAETSQDEKGAAAILMMQLDDSLNGTATQFREFQGQESLTFLGYFKHGIKYQKGGVASGFRVVVPNEADVTRLLHVKGHRQVHATEVSMSWDSFNRGDCFIIDLGKEIYPWGGSDCNRYERLKATQLAIDIRDNERRGRSQMYLTDEGDEPENVIKVLGKKPDLPPATSDECTVQKCRSPASLNKVSDASGKMELTLVAQKNPFKQDMLSCKECYILDNGKDNKIFFWKGRDSNPKERKAALTHANQFIKDKNYSEKCQVQILPQGAETTLFKEFFENWLDKDESTGPGKAYKVGSIAIVKQIPFDASSLHGNKVMAAQHGMVDDGSGKVQVWRVEGGSRVSVDPSSHGQFFGGDCYLLLYSYNSGGGEKHIIYIWQGNKCTRDELGGSAILAIALDNSMGGVATQVRVSQGQEPPHLLSLFGGKPLVVHLGGTSRKGGNSEPAVTRLFHIRQSSTMATRAVEVAADASSLNSNDIFVLKWPKGIFVWKGRGATPEEMAAAKHVTGILGGGAPAEVAETKEPESFWKALGGRKDYQTSMVLRNAKVWQPRLFGCSNASGRLTVEEVPGELDQLDLETDDVMILDTCQQVFIWIGKDANESEKSGVAGIAQEYLETDPSGRKGVPVTTIKQGEEPPSFTGWFLAWDATLWDKDLLARIGAR
- the LOC133480334 gene encoding gelsolin-like isoform X2 encodes the protein MMQLDDSLNGTATQFREFQGQESLTFLGYFKHGIKYQKGGVASGFRVVVPNEADVTRLLHVKGHRQVHATEVSMSWDSFNRGDCFIIDLGKEIYPWGGSDCNRYERLKATQLAIDIRDNERRGRSQMYLTDEGDEPENVIKVLGKKPDLPPATSDECTVQKCRSPASLNKVSDASGKMELTLVAQKNPFKQDMLSCKECYILDNGKDNKIFFWKGRDSNPKERKAALTHANQFIKDKNYSEKCQVQILPQGAETTLFKEFFENWLDKDESTGPGKAYKVGSIAIVKQIPFDASSLHGNKVMAAQHGMVDDGSGKVQVWRVEGGSRVSVDPSSHGQFFGGDCYLLLYSYNSGGGEKHIIYIWQGNKCTRDELGGSAILAIALDNSMGGVATQVRVSQGQEPPHLLSLFGGKPLVVHLGGTSRKGGNSEPAVTRLFHIRQSSTMATRAVEVAADASSLNSNDIFVLKWPKGIFVWKGRGATPEEMAAAKHVTGILGGGAPAEVAETKEPESFWKALGGRKDYQTSMVLRNAKVWQPRLFGCSNASGRLTVEEVPGELDQLDLETDDVMILDTCQQVFIWIGKDANESEKSGVAGIAQEYLETDPSGRKGVPVTTIKQGEEPPSFTGWFLAWDATLWDKDLLARIGAR